A window of the Gossypium arboreum isolate Shixiya-1 chromosome 2, ASM2569848v2, whole genome shotgun sequence genome harbors these coding sequences:
- the LOC108466656 gene encoding tetraketide alpha-pyrone reductase 2-like: MAPEYCVTGGTGFIAAYLIKSLLEKGCFVRTTVRNPENVEKVSFLKELSGAKERLKIMKADLMEEGSFDEAIHGVDGVFHTACPVLVPYDDNVQATLIDPCIKGTLNVLRSCSKASSVKRVVLTSSCSSIRYRFDVQNQQTSSLNESHWSDPNYCKRYNLFYAYAKTIGEQEAWRVAKESGMDLVVVNPSFVVGPLLAPQPTSTLLLILSIVKGIKGEYPNTTVGFVHIDDVIAAHILAMEESKASGRLVCSGSVAHWEQIIEMLRAKYPSYPFENKCSSQEGDNNAHGMDTSKIQQLGFPEFKSLPQMFDDCIKSFQDQGFL, from the exons ATGGCGCCGGAGTACTGTGTAACAGGAGGAACCGGATTCATTGCTGCTTATTTGATTAAATCCTTGCTGGAGAAAGGTTGCTTTGTGCGCACAACCGTGCGAAATCCAG AAAATGTGGAAAAGGTTAGTTTTCTTAAGGAGTTAAGTGGAGCAAAAGAGAGGTTGAAGATTATGAAAGCTGATTTAATGGAGGAAGGAAGCTTTGACGAAGCTATTCATGGCGTTGACGGTGTTTTCCACACCGCTTGCCCGGTTCTTGTTCCTTATGACGATAACGTTCAG GCAACTTTGATTGATCCATGCATAAAGGGCACCTTGAATGTGCTGAGATCCTGTTCAAAAGCCAGCAGCGTGAAAAGGGTTGTTCTCACCTCTTCTTGCTCTTCAATCCGCTACCGTTTTGATGTCCAGAACCAGCAAACTTCTTCTCTTAACGAATCACACTGGAGTGATCCAAACTATTGCAAACGCTACAAT CTGTTTTATGCGTATGCAAAGACAATAGGTGAACAAGAAGCATGGAGAGTAGCAAAAGAAAGTGGGATGGATTTGGTGGTTGTCAACCCATCTTTCGTGGTTGGTCCTTTGCTTGCGCCGCAACCGACCAGTACTTTGTTGCTGATACTCTCCATTGTTAAAG GTATAAAAGGTGAATACCCAAACACCACAGTAGGGTTTGTGCACATAGATGACGTGATTGCAGCTCACATTTTAGCTATGGAGGAAAGCAAAGCATCAGGCAGGTTGGTATGTTCTGGCTCGGTAGCTCATTGGGAACAGATCATTGAGATGCTGAGAGCTAAATATCCTTCTTATCCTTTTGAAAACAA GTGTAGCAGTCAAGAAGGAGACAACAATGCACATGGCATGGACACGAGTAAGATTCAACAGTTGGGATTCCCGGAATTCAAATCACTTCCTCAAATGTTTGATGATTGTATAAAGAGTTTTCAGGACCAAGGATTTCTGTGA
- the LOC108466465 gene encoding uncharacterized protein LOC108466465 translates to MALYLRRAIKLTNTIRTTTIILRSSNTQTRNISHFLLSHNQLTPRSQNLTPFCSFDFLRDSRRGFAKGKKSKDDSGGSTMELAPDIGPSVKASAASQMDAAIVALSRELAKLRTGRASAGMLDHIIVETDGVKMQLNHLAVVSVIDSKTLSVNPYDPNTLKALESAIISSPLGLNPKVDGQRLIAPIPPLTKEHMQAMCKVVAKSSEDVKQSIRRARQKALDTIKKAGSSFPKDEAKRFEKEIDELTKKFVKSADELCKAKEKEITQG, encoded by the exons ATGGCTTTGTATCTTAGACGAGCAATCAAATTAACAAACACAATAAGAACAACCACCATAATACTTAGAAGTTCAAATACCCAAACCCGCAACATCtctcactttctcctttcccatAACCAATTAACTCCCCGTTCCCAAAACCTCACTCCTTTCTGTTCATTTGATTTTCTTAGAGATTCTCGCCGTGGTTTCGCCAAAGGAAAAAAATCAA AGGATGATTCTGGTGGGAGTACAATGGAACTTGCCCCTGATATTGGGCCTTCTGTTAAAGCAAGTGCTGCATCACAGATGGATGCAGCAATAGTTGCCTTATCGCGGGAGCTAGCCAAATTGAGAACAGGAAGGGCATCTGCAG GAATGCTTGATCATATTATCGTTGAAACTGATGGCGTAAAGATGCAACTGAACCATTTAGCTGTTGTTTCTGTTATTGATTCAAAAACCTTATCGGTGAATCCATATGATCCCAAT ACTCTCAAAGCATTAGAGAGTGCCATCATTTCATCTCCGTTAGGCTTAAATCCAAAGGTGGATGGTCAACGGTTGATCGCACCTATTCCACC ATTAACAAAAGAGCATATGCAG GCTATGTGCAAAGTTGTTGCCAAGTCTTCCGAAGATGTTAAACAAAGCATAAGAAGGGCTCGACAAAAG GCATTGGATACAATAAAGAAAGCGGGTTCTAGTTTTCCCAAGGATGAGGctaagagattcgagaaagaa ATTGATGAGTTGACTAAAAAGTTCGTCAAGTCCGCCGATGAATTGTGCAAGGCAAAGGAGAAGGAGATCACTCAAGGCTGA
- the LOC108460898 gene encoding 60S ribosomal protein L21-1, producing MPAGHGLRSRTRDLFARPFRKKGYIPLSTYLRIYKIGDYVDVKVNGAVHKGMPHKFYHGRTGRVWNVTKRAIGVEVNKQVGNRIIRKRIHVRVEHVQPSRCAEEFKLRKVKNDQLKAEAKAKGEVISTKRQPEGPRPGFMVDGATLETVTPIPYDVVNDLKGGY from the exons ATGCCAGCTGGTCACGGTCTACGTTCTCGAACAAGGGATTTGTTCGCCAGACCCTTTAGAAAGAAGGGTTACATTCCCTTGTCTACTTACCTCAGGATCTACAAGATCGGCGACTACGTCGACGTCAAGGTAAACGGTGCCGTTCACAAGGGTATGCCCCACAAGTTCTACCATGGTCGTACTGGTCGAGTTTGGAATGTCACAAAACGTGCCATCGGTGTCGAAGTCAACAAGCAG GTGGGAAACAGGATTATCAGGAAGAGGATTCATGTACGTGTTGAGCATGTACAGCCTTCGAGGTGCGCTGAGGAATTCAAGCTCAGGAAGGTGAAGAATGATCAACTCAAGGCAGAGGCTAAAGCAAAGGGTGAGGTCATTAGCACAAAGAGGCAGCCAGAAGGGCCTAGACCTGGTTTCATGGTGGATGGTGCTACACTTGAAACTGTTACGCCCATCCCATACGATGTCGTTAATGATCTCAAGGGTGGTTACTAA
- the LOC108467209 gene encoding carbon catabolite repressor protein 4 homolog 1-like isoform X3, translated as MLSVLRVHLPSDIPIVGCELSPYVLLRRPDKTVTTDDVPESAPLDGHFLRYKWYRIQSDRKVAVCSVHPSEQATLQCLGCVKAKIPVAKSYHCSPKCFSDAWQHHRVLHDRAASAVNENGNEEEEIFGRFNSTGSGVISASLTGSASSTSLTNGSTPLYPTAVTQRSGGETWFEVGCSKTYTPTTDDIGHVLKFECVVIDAEMKLPVGQPNTLLTSRVIPAPSPSPRRLISVGGADMMGQLDSDGRLSSSGTFTVLSYNILSDSYASSELYSYCPSWALSWPYRRQNLLREIIGYRADIVCLQEVQCDHFDEFFAPELDKHGYQALYKRKTNEVYSGNIHTIDGCATFFRRDRFSHVKKYEVEFNKAAQSLTEVAVQTTQKKVALNRLVKDNVALIVVLEAKFTNQGADNPGKRQLLCVANTHVNVQQELKDVKIWQVHTLLKGLEKIAASADIPMLVCGDFNSVPGSVEFCPVLPIHFLLWERLIHCIRIYWSIHLQFCVLTAS; from the exons ATGCTGAGCGTGCTACGGGTGCACCTCCCTTCTGATATACCAATTGTTGGCTGCGAGCTCTCGCCTTACGTGCTCTTACGCCGACCAGACAAGACCGTTACTACTGATGATGTGCCTGAGTCCGCCCCTCTTGATGGTCACTTCTTGAGGTACAAGTG GTATCGCATACAAAGTGATAGGAAAGTTGCTGTCTGTAGTGTACATCCCTCTGAGCAAGCCACGCTGCAGTGCCTAGGTTGCGTGAAGGCAAAGATACCTGTTGCTAAAAGTTACCATTGTTCTCCAAAGTGCTTTTCAGATGCATGGCAGCATCATCGAGTCCTTCATGACCGTGCTGCAAGTGCTgtaaatgaaaatggaaatgaagAGGAAGAGATATTTGGCCGTTTCAATAGCACTGGGTCTGGAGTTATTAGTGCTAGTTTAACCGGTTCAGCATCAAGCACTAGCTTGACAAATGGTTCAACACCTCTGTATCCTACTGCTGTTACCCAAAGGAGTGGTGGTGAAACCTGGTTTGAAGTTGGATGCTCTAAAACATATACCCCAACTACAGATGATATCGGTCATGTTCTCAAGTTTGAGTGTGTTGTCATTGATGCAGAAATGAAACTACCTGTGGGACAGCCCAATACTCTTTTGACATCTCGTGTTATTCCAGCACCTTCCCCTAGTCCTCGGCGCTTGATCTCAGTAGGCGGAGCTGATATGATGGGACAACTAGATTCAGATGGTCGCCTTTCATCCTCTGGAACTTTTACTGTTCTCTCATACAACATTTTGTCTGACTCATATGCCAGCAGCGAGTTATACAGTTATTGCCCTTCGTGGGCTCTTTCTTGGCCATATCGCAGACAAAACCTGTTGCGGGAAATCATTGGTTATCGTGCAGACATTGTTTGTCTTCAAGAG GTGCAATGTGAccattttgatgaattttttgcTCCTGAGCTGGACAAACATGGATATCAAGCTTTATACAAGAGGAAGACAAATGAG GTTTACAGTGGAAATATCCATACAATTGACGGCTGTGCTACATTTTTCCGTAGAGATAGATTTTCCCATGTCAAAAAATATGAG GTTGAATTTAATAAGGCTGCTCAATCCTTGACTGAGGTTGCAGTTCAAACTACTCAGAAGAAAGTTGCTTTAAATCGATTGGTTaag GATAATGTTGCACTTATTGTGGTTTTAGAAGCAAAGTTTACTAATCAAGGAGCTGACAATCCTGGGAAGCGTCAGCTTCTTTGTGTG GCAAACACACATGTAAATGTTCAACAAGAGCTAAAGGATGTCAAAATCTGGCAG GTGCATACTCTCTTAAAGGGGTTGGAGAAAATAGCTGCAAGTGCAGACATTCCAATGTTGGTGTGTGGGGATTTTAATTCTGTTCCTGGAAG TGTTGAATTTTGTCCAGTGCTCCCCATTCACTTCTTGCTATGGGAAAGGTTGATCCACTGCATCCGGATTTATTGGTCGATCCACTTGCAATTTTGCGTCCTCACAGCAAGTTGA
- the LOC108467209 gene encoding carbon catabolite repressor protein 4 homolog 1-like isoform X2 — MLSVLRVHLPSDIPIVGCELSPYVLLRRPDKTVTTDDVPESAPLDGHFLRYKWYRIQSDRKVAVCSVHPSEQATLQCLGCVKAKIPVAKSYHCSPKCFSDAWQHHRVLHDRAASAVNENGNEEEEIFGRFNSTGSGVISASLTGSASSTSLTNGSTPLYPTAVTQRSGGETWFEVGCSKTYTPTTDDIGHVLKFECVVIDAEMKLPVGQPNTLLTSRVIPAPSPSPRRLISVGGADMMGQLDSDGRLSSSGTFTVLSYNILSDSYASSELYSYCPSWALSWPYRRQNLLREIIGYRADIVCLQEVQCDHFDEFFAPELDKHGYQALYKRKTNEVYSGNIHTIDGCATFFRRDRFSHVKKYEVEFNKAAQSLTEVAVQTTQKKVALNRLVKDNVALIVVLEAKFTNQGADNPGKRQLLCVANTHVNVQQELKDVKIWQVHTLLKGLEKIAASADIPMLVCGDFNSVPGSAPHSLLAMGKVDPLHPDLLVDPLAILRPHSKLTHQLPLCLLSLPKRNWSWFGTTKKKDGPSN, encoded by the exons ATGCTGAGCGTGCTACGGGTGCACCTCCCTTCTGATATACCAATTGTTGGCTGCGAGCTCTCGCCTTACGTGCTCTTACGCCGACCAGACAAGACCGTTACTACTGATGATGTGCCTGAGTCCGCCCCTCTTGATGGTCACTTCTTGAGGTACAAGTG GTATCGCATACAAAGTGATAGGAAAGTTGCTGTCTGTAGTGTACATCCCTCTGAGCAAGCCACGCTGCAGTGCCTAGGTTGCGTGAAGGCAAAGATACCTGTTGCTAAAAGTTACCATTGTTCTCCAAAGTGCTTTTCAGATGCATGGCAGCATCATCGAGTCCTTCATGACCGTGCTGCAAGTGCTgtaaatgaaaatggaaatgaagAGGAAGAGATATTTGGCCGTTTCAATAGCACTGGGTCTGGAGTTATTAGTGCTAGTTTAACCGGTTCAGCATCAAGCACTAGCTTGACAAATGGTTCAACACCTCTGTATCCTACTGCTGTTACCCAAAGGAGTGGTGGTGAAACCTGGTTTGAAGTTGGATGCTCTAAAACATATACCCCAACTACAGATGATATCGGTCATGTTCTCAAGTTTGAGTGTGTTGTCATTGATGCAGAAATGAAACTACCTGTGGGACAGCCCAATACTCTTTTGACATCTCGTGTTATTCCAGCACCTTCCCCTAGTCCTCGGCGCTTGATCTCAGTAGGCGGAGCTGATATGATGGGACAACTAGATTCAGATGGTCGCCTTTCATCCTCTGGAACTTTTACTGTTCTCTCATACAACATTTTGTCTGACTCATATGCCAGCAGCGAGTTATACAGTTATTGCCCTTCGTGGGCTCTTTCTTGGCCATATCGCAGACAAAACCTGTTGCGGGAAATCATTGGTTATCGTGCAGACATTGTTTGTCTTCAAGAG GTGCAATGTGAccattttgatgaattttttgcTCCTGAGCTGGACAAACATGGATATCAAGCTTTATACAAGAGGAAGACAAATGAG GTTTACAGTGGAAATATCCATACAATTGACGGCTGTGCTACATTTTTCCGTAGAGATAGATTTTCCCATGTCAAAAAATATGAG GTTGAATTTAATAAGGCTGCTCAATCCTTGACTGAGGTTGCAGTTCAAACTACTCAGAAGAAAGTTGCTTTAAATCGATTGGTTaag GATAATGTTGCACTTATTGTGGTTTTAGAAGCAAAGTTTACTAATCAAGGAGCTGACAATCCTGGGAAGCGTCAGCTTCTTTGTGTG GCAAACACACATGTAAATGTTCAACAAGAGCTAAAGGATGTCAAAATCTGGCAG GTGCATACTCTCTTAAAGGGGTTGGAGAAAATAGCTGCAAGTGCAGACATTCCAATGTTGGTGTGTGGGGATTTTAATTCTGTTCCTGGAAG TGCTCCCCATTCACTTCTTGCTATGGGAAAGGTTGATCCACTGCATCCGGATTTATTGGTCGATCCACTTGCAATTTTGCGTCCTCACAGCAAGTTGACTCATCAGTTGCCACTG TGCTTACTCAGCCTTCCTAAGAGGAATTGGTCTTGGTTTGGAACAACAAAGAAGAAGGATGGACCCAGCAACTAA
- the LOC108467209 gene encoding carbon catabolite repressor protein 4 homolog 1-like isoform X1, with the protein MLSVLRVHLPSDIPIVGCELSPYVLLRRPDKTVTTDDVPESAPLDGHFLRYKWYRIQSDRKVAVCSVHPSEQATLQCLGCVKAKIPVAKSYHCSPKCFSDAWQHHRVLHDRAASAVNENGNEEEEIFGRFNSTGSGVISASLTGSASSTSLTNGSTPLYPTAVTQRSGGETWFEVGCSKTYTPTTDDIGHVLKFECVVIDAEMKLPVGQPNTLLTSRVIPAPSPSPRRLISVGGADMMGQLDSDGRLSSSGTFTVLSYNILSDSYASSELYSYCPSWALSWPYRRQNLLREIIGYRADIVCLQEVQCDHFDEFFAPELDKHGYQALYKRKTNEVYSGNIHTIDGCATFFRRDRFSHVKKYEVEFNKAAQSLTEVAVQTTQKKVALNRLVKDNVALIVVLEAKFTNQGADNPGKRQLLCVANTHVNVQQELKDVKIWQVHTLLKGLEKIAASADIPMLVCGDFNSVPGSAPHSLLAMGKVDPLHPDLLVDPLAILRPHSKLTHQLPLVSAYSAFLRGIGLGLEQQRRRMDPATNEPLFTNCTRDFIGTLDYIFYTADSLTVESLLELLDEDSLRKDTALPSPEWSSDHIALLAEFRCVPRTRH; encoded by the exons ATGCTGAGCGTGCTACGGGTGCACCTCCCTTCTGATATACCAATTGTTGGCTGCGAGCTCTCGCCTTACGTGCTCTTACGCCGACCAGACAAGACCGTTACTACTGATGATGTGCCTGAGTCCGCCCCTCTTGATGGTCACTTCTTGAGGTACAAGTG GTATCGCATACAAAGTGATAGGAAAGTTGCTGTCTGTAGTGTACATCCCTCTGAGCAAGCCACGCTGCAGTGCCTAGGTTGCGTGAAGGCAAAGATACCTGTTGCTAAAAGTTACCATTGTTCTCCAAAGTGCTTTTCAGATGCATGGCAGCATCATCGAGTCCTTCATGACCGTGCTGCAAGTGCTgtaaatgaaaatggaaatgaagAGGAAGAGATATTTGGCCGTTTCAATAGCACTGGGTCTGGAGTTATTAGTGCTAGTTTAACCGGTTCAGCATCAAGCACTAGCTTGACAAATGGTTCAACACCTCTGTATCCTACTGCTGTTACCCAAAGGAGTGGTGGTGAAACCTGGTTTGAAGTTGGATGCTCTAAAACATATACCCCAACTACAGATGATATCGGTCATGTTCTCAAGTTTGAGTGTGTTGTCATTGATGCAGAAATGAAACTACCTGTGGGACAGCCCAATACTCTTTTGACATCTCGTGTTATTCCAGCACCTTCCCCTAGTCCTCGGCGCTTGATCTCAGTAGGCGGAGCTGATATGATGGGACAACTAGATTCAGATGGTCGCCTTTCATCCTCTGGAACTTTTACTGTTCTCTCATACAACATTTTGTCTGACTCATATGCCAGCAGCGAGTTATACAGTTATTGCCCTTCGTGGGCTCTTTCTTGGCCATATCGCAGACAAAACCTGTTGCGGGAAATCATTGGTTATCGTGCAGACATTGTTTGTCTTCAAGAG GTGCAATGTGAccattttgatgaattttttgcTCCTGAGCTGGACAAACATGGATATCAAGCTTTATACAAGAGGAAGACAAATGAG GTTTACAGTGGAAATATCCATACAATTGACGGCTGTGCTACATTTTTCCGTAGAGATAGATTTTCCCATGTCAAAAAATATGAG GTTGAATTTAATAAGGCTGCTCAATCCTTGACTGAGGTTGCAGTTCAAACTACTCAGAAGAAAGTTGCTTTAAATCGATTGGTTaag GATAATGTTGCACTTATTGTGGTTTTAGAAGCAAAGTTTACTAATCAAGGAGCTGACAATCCTGGGAAGCGTCAGCTTCTTTGTGTG GCAAACACACATGTAAATGTTCAACAAGAGCTAAAGGATGTCAAAATCTGGCAG GTGCATACTCTCTTAAAGGGGTTGGAGAAAATAGCTGCAAGTGCAGACATTCCAATGTTGGTGTGTGGGGATTTTAATTCTGTTCCTGGAAG TGCTCCCCATTCACTTCTTGCTATGGGAAAGGTTGATCCACTGCATCCGGATTTATTGGTCGATCCACTTGCAATTTTGCGTCCTCACAGCAAGTTGACTCATCAGTTGCCACTG GTTAGTGCTTACTCAGCCTTCCTAAGAGGAATTGGTCTTGGTTTGGAACAACAAAGAAGAAGGATGGACCCAGCAACTAATGAACCTTTATTCACAAATTGCACAAGAGATTTTATCGGCACCCTAGATTACATATTTTACACTG CGGACTCTTTAACGGTGGAGTCATTATTGGAACTCTTGGACGAAGATAGCTTACGGAAAGACACAGCCCTTCCTTCCCCGGAGTGGTCCTCTGATCATATAGCTTTGTTAGCTGAATTTCGATGTGTGCCAAGGACTAGACACTGA